The region CCGCCGACGCGGCACCGGCGACTCTCAAGCAGCGTGGCGCGTGGATTGAGGCGCTGGGCTGGTTGCCGGTCGGGAGGTAGCGCTGCGGGGGAGCACGGCAGTGATCGGCCTACGCGGCTGCAAGATGCTGGGCGGCGGCGCGACTGGCCGCGGGGTCGGCATCGGAACCGGCCTTGCGACGCCTTGATCCCAGCCCGGCTGGGATCAAGGCGTCGCGGCCCAGGATGCTTACTCGTGGGCGACGGTCGCCTACCGGCCTGACCGGGCAGCTTGACCGGACCGAGGCCGCAGCCGGCCTCGAACGGCGAGCAGCAACGGCACGGCGGCGAGCTGGACCGCGACCGACACGCCGACCAGCGCGGCCAGCGAGCGGTCGTAGAGGACGCCGAGCAGGACGCTGCCGGCAAACCAACACACCCCGTAGCCGGCGTTGAAGATCCCATAGGCGCTGGCGCGTCGGTCGGGCGGGGTCATCGCGGCGACCGCCGCGCGCATCACCGACTCCTGCGACGCCATGCCTAGGCCCCAGAGGACCAGTCCCACCACTGCGAGCGGCGCGCGGCCGTAGAAGACCAGCGGCGCGAAGGCGGCCGCCGCCAGCGCGGCGCCGATCACGGCGGCGATGCCGACCCGGTCGAACAGCCGGCCTAGAGCGAGTGCGGCCAGCGCGTCCGCTCCCATGGCGATGGCGTAGAAGAGCGGGACGGCGCCGCCGGTGACCACGCCGGCCTGCTGGAAGTGGAAGGCGATCAGCGGGAAGTCCGCGAACCCGGCCGCGACCAAGCCGCTCGCGGCCAGGTAGAGCCAGAACACCCGCGGCAGCCCAGTCCCGGTCGGCCCGTCTTGCTCGTCGGCCTCGAACGTCCGCGGATTGGGATACTGGGTGCGGGCGGCGGCCACCACGGCCAGAGCGAGCCCAGCCGGCACGGCAAGCAGCACGAACCCGGCCCGGTAGCCGTGGTGGGTGGCCACCACCAGGGCGACCAGCAGCGGCCCGAGCACCGCGCCGACCTGGTCGAGCGCCTCGTGGAGGCCGAAGCCCCAGCCGCGCCCCAGCTGCGCGGCGGCGTGCGACAGCATCGCGTCGCGCGGGGGGACCCGGACGCCCTTGCCGATCCGCTCCGCGATCATGAGCGTCGCCGCAGCGGGCCAGTTGCCCGCGAGCGCCAGCAGCGGCACAGCGAGCAGGTTGACCGCATACCCGGCGATGGTCAACAGCCAGGTACGTCCGGTCCGCTCGCTGAGCCGGCCGCTGCCGAGGCGCACGGCATAGCCGACCAGCTCGCCGAAGCCGGCAACGGCGCCGACCACGGCGCCGCTGGCGCCGAGCATGGCCAGGAACGGGCCGGTGATGCTCCGGGCGCCCTCGTACGTGGTGTCGGCGAGCAAGCTGAGCACCCCGAGCAACACCACGAACCGGACGGCGCTGCGCCGCAGGCCGGCAGCGGCCGGGGCGGGGCTCGTCGAGGCCATTGGAGTCCCCCTACGTCGAGCCGACAGGAGCCATCAGCCGGACGGCGGTTGCGGGAGCTCCATCCCTCGCGTCAGGCTACCCGCACGAATGGGGATCGGCACGTCGGACACGTTCGCCGCCGCGATCCAACCTGCCCCGGCCGACCATGTCGGTCGATCCGCTCCTCACTGGCTCCTGCCCGAGGCAGGAGGCGTTCGCCGACCGGGAGGGGTCATGAGTCCGCTCGACCGAGAGCGGGACGTGGTGTGAGCGGCGATCGGCACGGTAGTGGTTGCCTGCCGGTCTGGGTGTCATCTCAGCCACATCCTGCAAGATCGGCCCACTCCTCGGCCGAGTGCGGCTCGTAGGGTCTCGGCCCCACCGGGACGCTACTGCCCGCGACCGACTGCTCACTCGCTTGCGGGAAGGCCTGTCTGCTGCGCCGGAGCCTTGAGGCTGCGCTCGTCGTCGGCACCGAAGCTGGTTGCAGGTCCCATCCTGGGGGTGAAGAACCGCTGCGCGATCGCGGTGGGGACGATCGCGGTGAGCACGACTACGCTTACCAGCACCGAGAACTGCGCGCGGGTGATGATCCCGGCGTTCAGCCCGTAGGTCGCTGAGATCGTGCCGAAGGTGAGCCCGGTGCTCATCAGCAGGGTGAGGTAGGTGGCGTGGTCACGGGCGTGGCGGCGGGCAAGCGGGTACACGCCGAGGAAACTTCCCAGCGACCTTGACAGCCAGGAACAGGGCGAGCAGCCCAAGGTTGGCCCACACGGCGCCGAGCGAGACGTTCATGCCCGAGCGGATGAAGAAGAACGGCGTCAGCAGGGCGAAGGCGATGACACGGAAGCGCTGCTGCTCGGCGCGGTGGCGCTCGAAGCTGCGGGCCAGGCCGAGACCGAGCAGGAACGCGGGCAGGACCGCGTGGCTCTGGGCCCGCTCCCCGAGATACATGAGCAGGAACAAGGCGGCGAACGCGCCCTTGAGCTCGGGCTCGATCACGCGGTTGCCGTAGCGGTGAAAGAACCAGCCCTCCAGCCGCGGCATCAGCCAAACGAGCAGGACCGACACCAGCACGAACGGGATCGTCCAGAGGTTGGGCTTGAGGAACAGCACCGAGAGGGTGGCGAAGGAGTGGGCCGAGGACGCGACCGCCTACGCCCGAGCGCATGGCGTCGCGATGCAGACGGTGATCCGGGCCGGCCACCCGGCCCAGGAGATCGTCCGGGCAGCCGCCGAGCAGGAGGCCGACCTCATCGTTCTTGGCCACAGCGGCCATTCGGCTGTCTGGGGCCGCTTCCTCGGCACCACGGCCGAGAAGGTCAGCCGGCACGCGACCTGCTCGGTGCTGATCGTCCGCTGACGATCCGCCCGGCACGTCACGCCCGTGAGCGGCGAACCGGGACTAGCGGCAATGCCATCCGGTTAAGGGCCCTTCTGGCCTGATGTGACCACGCTGACCAGGGAGTTTGTGCTCGCAAATCCAGCTAACCGGACGGCTTTGGGACTAGCGGGGACTAGGAGCGTGGTGCCCATGGGCCTCAGCAGCCCGACGGGCGAACGCCTTGAGTGAAACTGGCTGCTTAGATGGCAGGTGGATTGTCACGCATAGTGAGATTTCTAAAAGAAACCACGCCCTAGCTAGCGGCCTCTTGCAAATCGATCGTGCCATACCTACAGGCGCCCTCCGGCCGGGAGGTCGGTAACTGCCCGGCCGGCGATCCGTAATGTCCGCCGGAGCAGGTCGCGGACTCCGACGAGGTCACCGGCGGCCTGCCCGAGCCCGGCCGGAGGAGGCCAGCGCCCGGCCGCGCCGCTGGCTGGCGGCTCGACCGTTTCCAGCGCGAGGCGGACGAGGTGCAGGTGCCGGTCCAGCAGCATGGCGAGGATCGCGCCGATGGGGTGGTCGACGTCAACGGAGCGGAGCCGCTCGCCGAGTGCCAGGTAGGCCTCGGCCACCCGTCGCCCCTCCTCGGTCATGGCGGTCGTCGGCGGCCGGTCGAGGCGGTAGAGCTGGATGGCCGTCTCGGCTGCGGGCTGCAGGGCGACCGCCCGCTCGGCGAGGTCAAGGACGGCGTCCCGCGCCGCGGGTTCGGCTTGTGCCCACTGGGCGACGGAACGTTCCGGCGTAGGGGTTCCTCCTTCGGCCTGGTCGGGCGCAGGGGCGCTGCGTTGCCATGGTATCGGCTGGCCGGTAGGGGTGAGCCGCTGTTGCCTGACCGCCAACGCGGGCCGGTCGGCCGCTGGCCAGCTCGCCGAGGTTCTGGAAGGCCGGGCGTTGGACGAGGCGTTCGAGCAGACCGGACCGATCTGCCTCGCTCACATCCCGCTCGTCCAGGCGCTGCCCCGCGGCCGCGACCGGCTGCTCGAGCGCAGCTTCGGTGCGCTGACCACCCTGGCCGGTGACCTCACGGACTACTTCAATCGGCAGTCCTACGACTACCACGGCGACACTGGCGACCGGGGCAGCCTGGCCAGGCTGGCCCCGCTCGTCCAGGGCAGCTACCCGGGCGCGACCGCCAACCAGTGCCGCGCCGCCAGCGCTCGGATTCCCTGGTACCGCAGGCTTGTGCGGTAGCTGGCGCGAGCGAGGGCAGACGGTAGACTGCCGCCTTGACGGCGTTGAGGAATGGGATCCGCCAGACGCCGACGACAACGCCCGCAAGCAGCCACAGGACGTCGCCGATCATCTCTGCCCTTCCGGAGTTGGCCCACTGGGTGCAGGAGCCATCAGCCCGGACAGAGGGCGGTCGCAGCGAGCTCCATCGCTGGGAGCACAACGGTCAGGATGAGCAGAGAGCCCTCGATCAAGAGGCCGGAGCGGCGGTCATGTCGGGGATGTCGAGCCGCCCGAGGCGACGCTGCAGGCGGAGGTAGCCGACCATCACCTGATGGCCCTGAGCGGCAAGACGACCGGTCCGTGGGCCACCCAAGCTACATCCTTTGCATGAATGCCTCGGCGTGGGATTGCAGCCGGGCTGAAGCGGCGCAGCGGTACGCCGCGAGTGGTTGAAGCTTTCATCGCAGCTTTGTGCACCGTCGTCCGTCACGGCGAGTCATCAGCCACCACGGGCGGCACGGGAGGCTCCATCCCCACAGCGGCTCTAAGGTCCGGTGCGTCACGGCTGCCCGCGCAAGCCTGCCCGGACCCGCGCGCCGGACCGCCGAGGAAGGCGTGGCCGTCCACCGCCGCGAACGCCCGCAGCCAGGCGTCGCCCTCCGGGCCTGACGGCTCGTGCCGTGTCGACCATCTCGACTTGCGATCCAGCTCGTCCAGCTCCCAGGTGAGGACGGCCAGGCGGGTCTGTGCCAGATCACGCGCCGGGCCTGCCAGCCCTCCTTCCAGGATTGCCGCGTGCCAGGCGCAGACGCCGTGCGAGCGGTCGTAGGCGGCACGCGTGCTCACGTCGCCGAGGCCGGCGCGCAGCAGCGCGGCCTGGCGGTCCTCGACCGTTCCGACCGCCCGGCAAGCCGTGCACGATGGCTGGTGCCGCAGCATGCCGCGGGCGTGCGCGACCGCCGCGGGGCGCGAGCGGAGCGCGTCACGCAGCGCGAGCGTGGCTCGGCGGCTCGCGCGGAGGCGGGGGGAGGATCGCGCGTGTGTCCGCCACGAGCGTGCGAGGTCCCGCAGCCGCCCGGTAGCGCCGGTCGTGGGGAGCCCCCGTCCAGTGCGGCGGCGAAGCGCTCCAGCTCGGCCTGCCACAGGGCTGCGTGCACGCGGGCCGTTGTAGCCCCCGCCTTGGCATCCACCTCGGCGAGGTCGCCGAGGTGACGCACGACGTTGACGGGGGCGGTGGACGCCAGCAGACGCCTGGTGTGGGCCGGGCACAGCCCGAGGGAGGCTCGCAGCTGCCCGGTGAGTTCTGGGAAGCTATATGACTCGGCCACGAACCAGAAGAACCAACGATCCTCGGCCTGCGCCAGCACGCCGCACAGCGGGCAGCCGTCGCGGGCGACCAGGCCCGCTAGCTCGCCCGCTGAACTCGCCACGCCCGCGCGCCGCCGCCGACGCCAGCTCACCGCGCCGATGCTCCCTCGATGACCATGGCGAGTTCGTCGGGATCACGACCGGGCTGCATCGGCATACCCCTGCTCACTCGACGCCAGGTGGGACAGCAGGTAGAAGCCATCAGCGCACGTGGCGCGGTCCAGGCGAGCCTCATCGCCACGACCAGGATAGCGGCTGGCGCGTGGGCCGGGCAGGCCAGGGGAGGAATGCTGCTGCTCTGCTCGGTAATTCTGGGCCGTGTCTGGCGATCAGCATCCTTCCAGCCAGCTCATCAGGGAGGCTCCCCGCGAGGCTATCATTGAGGTGCGGTCGCACCGGCCGCCCGGCGCTGGCCCCCGCCGGGACCGCCAACCACGAGCGGTCCAACCGCCGACCGGCCGATGGGTCCTGCCCTTCACGCGGGTGGCAGGAGGCGGGGTCGTGACGGGGTCGTGCATCTCAGTCTCCTACCAGGATCGGGCCTGCGGGCGCCCAGGCTGGCTGCCGTCCGACGGACACGACGAGGGCGTTGGTGCGCTCGGGTCGGCGCCGACCCTGGACGTGGACGTCCGGATCAGCCAGCCGCTGCTCGGGGCTCGGCACCGCTCCGGGGTCCCCGCTCGCGCCGATCCCATCCCCGCGCTGCTTCCGGCGATCCTGCGCTCGGTCACCGGCCCGACCACTGACCGGCTCCGGGTGGCCTTTACAACCCCCGCCGCTGCCCAAGACTTACCGCGGACAGTGGTCCCGCGCCGGACCGTCGGGCCGACCGACGGGTCGACCGCACTCGGCCAGCCTGCGATCCGGTGGATTCCACGCCTGGGATGTTCCCGGTCCCACGACCACCACGGGGTTGACGATGGCTGAACCGGTGCTCCTGGTGGCGGCCGGCTCCCTCGCTGGCGGCGTCGGCATGCGTCTCTACGACCTGCGGCGGGAACGGAGCGTGCTGCGCCGCGAGCAGGCCCGTATAGAGCTGGAACGCGCGGAGAAGGCCCGGCAGGTCGCGGACGAGGACGAGCGACGGGCACTGCTCGCCGCCCATGACGGGCTCACCCGGCTCGCCCGCGCCAGCACCTTGTACCACTACGCTCGTCTTGCAGCCGCACGGCGCAGCGGGCAGCCGTACAGCAGCCCGTCGCTCGACGAGCTGGATCTGCGCCGGCAGCTCGACCTGTGCCAGCAGGAGGTCGACCGGCACGCATCACTGCTGATGCGGTCCGGGTTGCGCCGGACCCTCGGTCAGCTCCGTACCGCGTGCGAGCGCCCCGCCCGGTGCGAGGACCCGGCGAGGGCTGACCGACTGCACGCGAGCGCCATCACCGGGATCCACGTCGCCCAAGGGATGATCGGCGCCCGGCTGCGGGACCTCGAGGAAGGCTCGCCGGCCGTTGGCGACCGCACGTCGGCGCATGGCCCACCATGAACCGGCTCGGGGAAGGATCGTCAGGTCGCCTGCCGGGCGCCGAAGTTCCCACGCCGACGGGTGGCCGGATGCGTCGTTCCTCGGCTTGGCGGAGGTCTCCGCGATGACCGCATCGTTCCCGTCGCCGGCAGCGGCGCACTACGGAGACGGGCGGGCGGCATGGCTCCCGCCGTTCGGCCGTGGCAACGGGCTCGACGCTCCGGCCTGGGCACCGATCGCCGACGTCGACCCAGTGCTGGTGGATGACCTGCTCGCAGCGTTCCGGGACGCCCGCGTCCCGGCCTACGCCGCCCCTGCCGAGTGGCCGCCGCGGCGAGCTCCCGGTCGGCGCCGGCACGCTGCGACCTCTGACCGCCTGTGGGTGGCCGCGCTGCGGTACGCGACCGCAGAAGAGGTGCTCCGAACCGAGCTCTCCAGGCTGACCGCCGACCACGGATCAACCTCGGGTGGGCCGCATGCTGACTAGCCCCCTCGGGGACTGAGATCGACGCGGCCTGGGCGACTGGCGAGCCGGCCCTGGCGGACGGCGACCGGCTGACCTGAAGGGCCGTGCCGCCCGGATAGAGGTGAGGGACATGGGATCAGCCGAGGATCGGCTCCTGAGGCGTACAGCTTCCACCCCGTTCACCTTCGAGGTAGAAGCCATCAGTCCTGCTGGGCGACGAGCAAGGCGGCCGGGCCCGGGGCGGGCCTCATCGCCTTCCAGCCGCCACCGCAACGTACAGGACCGGGACGGATCGTCAACGCGCCCCGACCCGGCCACCTTCTACCGGGGCCCGGGGTTCGGCCCGGGGTTCGGGTTGGTGGCGGTCACCCATGGGGTCGGCGGTGTCGTGGGTGGCCGGGTCGGGAGCGGCGGTGCGCAGCCGGGCCAACAACACCACCGCGGCCACGCCGGGGACGGCCAGCACCGCAAAGCCCAGCCGATAGCCGGAGACGGCCACCATGACGGCGACCAGTAGTGAGCCGAGCAGCTACCGACGGGGCCCTCACCGTGCGAGCGCATGCCCGAGGCCGCCCGTGGCCACCTCCTGCGGCACGCGCAGGTCGAGCACGAGCAGAGTGATCGCGATGGCGAAGACGCCGTCGCTGAACGCTTCCACCCGGGTCGTCTCCATGGGACCGACCGTATCGATGTCACTTGCAAGCTGCAAGCGACTGTCAGCCGGACTTGACCCAGATCGTGAAGCGCCCGGTCCACGTTTCGGCGCGTCGCGACCGGATGCGGAAGTTGTGCCGCTCCGGCGGCACGGCGACGGCGCCGTCCATCGCTGTCCCGCCGGTCGGGGTCGCGCAGCAGCAGCGTGCGGTCGGGCCCGATGGGCGGCAGCGCCCGCGGTCCCGGCGGCCAGCCTTCGCAGGCCCACGAGTAGTAGGGTCCGACGAGTGGGCGAAGGCGGTAGCGTTCAATCCTGTTCGCCTACTCGTCGGACCCAGGGTACGTCGGCACGGCGGCGTGGCCGTCCCCACCAACCGGGCATACTGGCAGTTCCACGCTACCCCGAGGGGAGGACGACGTGACCTCCGGACCCTTCCCGCCGCCCGCGGCGCCTGGGCGTCGCATGGCCGCCGAGATCGCCGAGCAGCCCGAGGTGTGGGAGCGGCTGCTCCGCGGCGGCCAAGCCGACGTCCAGGCCGCGGTCAGGCGCATCCGGGAGCACCGCCCCCGCTTCGTGCTCTTTGTCGCCCGCGGCACCAGCGACAACGCGGCGCTCTACGCGAAGTACCTGGTCGAGATCCTGGTCGAGCTGCCGGCCGGCCTGGTGTCGCCGTCCACCATGACCACCTACGGCGCCCGCCCTGACCTGACCGGCGTGCTCATGGTCGGCGTGAGCCAGTCGGGCGGCTCGCCCGACCTGGTGCACTCCATGTCGCTGGCCCGGGAGCAGGGCGCGCTCACCCTGGCCGTGACCAACGCGCCCGGGTCGCCGCTGGCCCAGGCCGCCGAGCTCCACGTCGACGTGCTCGCCGGGCCCGAGCGGGCCGTGGCCGCCACCAAG is a window of Actinomycetes bacterium DNA encoding:
- a CDS encoding universal stress protein — its product is MAKEWAEDATAYARAHGVAMQTVIRAGHPAQEIVRAAAEQEADLIVLGHSGHSAVWGRFLGTTAEKVSRHATCSVLIVR
- a CDS encoding MFS transporter produces the protein MASTSPAPAAAGLRRSAVRFVVLLGVLSLLADTTYEGARSITGPFLAMLGASGAVVGAVAGFGELVGYAVRLGSGRLSERTGRTWLLTIAGYAVNLLAVPLLALAGNWPAAATLMIAERIGKGVRVPPRDAMLSHAAAQLGRGWGFGLHEALDQVGAVLGPLLVALVVATHHGYRAGFVLLAVPAGLALAVVAAARTQYPNPRTFEADEQDGPTGTGLPRVFWLYLAASGLVAAGFADFPLIAFHFQQAGVVTGGAVPLFYAIAMGADALAALALGRLFDRVGIAAVIGAALAAAAFAPLVFYGRAPLAVVGLVLWGLGMASQESVMRAAVAAMTPPDRRASAYGIFNAGYGVCWFAGSVLLGVLYDRSLAALVGVSVAVQLAAVPLLLAVRGRLRPRSGQAARSGR
- a CDS encoding cation:proton antiporter encodes the protein MLFLKPNLWTIPFVLVSVLLVWLMPRLEGWFFHRYGNRVIEPELKGAFAALFLLMYLGERAQSHAVLPAFLLGLGLARSFERHRAEQQRFRVIAFALLTPFFFIRSGMNVSLGAVWANLGLLALFLAVKVAGKFPRRVPACPPPRP